The following DNA comes from Kitasatospora sp. NBC_01287.
CCGACGATGCGGCGGGAGAAGGTGTCCACGACGAAGGCGACGTAGACGACTCCGGCCCAGGTGGCGATGTGCGTGAAGTCGGCGACCCAGCAGCGGTTCGGCGCGGTGGCGACGAACTTGCGGTCCACCAGGTCCGGGGCACGCTCGGCGCCCGGGTCGGCGACGGTGGTGACCACCTTCTTGCCGCGCACCGCGCCGGCGATGCCGAGCTCGCGCATCAGTCGCTCGACGGTGCATCGGGCCACCGCGTGGCCCTGCCGGGCCAGCTCGCGCCAGACCTTCCGGGCCCCGTACACGCGGTAGTTGGCGTGGTAGACCTCCTGGATTAGCTCCTTGAGTTCCTTGTCGCGCACGGTGCGGGCGGATGGCGAGGCCACACGCTTCTTGTGGGCGTAGTAGGTGGAGGGGGCGATGCTGCAGCCGTGCTCGGTGAGTACGAGGCAGATCGGCTCGACGCCGCCGAAGCGGTCCCGGTGCTCGTCGACGAACGCTACGAGCGAAGGTGTGGCCGGTCGAGCTCGGCCGCGAAGAAACTCGCCGCGGCCTTGAGGATGTCGTTGGCGCGCTTGAGTTCGGCGATCTCCTTCTTCATCGCTTTGATCTGCGCGGACTCCTCCGTGGTCGTCCCCGGACGCTGCCCGGAGTCAACCTGGTCCCGGCGCACCCAGTTGCGCAGCGTCTCGGCGGAGCCGATGCCCAGCTTCTCCGCGACGGCCCGCAATGCGGCCGACTCGTTCGGGTGGTCACCGAGGACCTCGGCGACCATGCGCACCGCACGACGGCGCAGCTCAGGCGGGTAGGAGGAAGGACGTGCCATGACTCGAATCCTTACACGAAATCGAGTCCCCACCGAACCCGGGGCGGTTCAACCAGAGTCTTCACCGGTCCGTCGGCGCAGAGCATGGCATCGGTCAGCTCGAACAGTGCGTCCGCCCGGGCAGTGAGGCATCATAAAAGCCCGCACGAAATCGGACATCAAGCTCAGTGCCCCGGCACGCTCGGCACTCTCCAGCACACTCATCCTCAGTTTGTCATCGTGCCTTGCGGCCGAGCACATGATCACGCGGACATCCTCCAGCTGTCCTGCGAACACGAAAACCCTTGGTCAGCCATGGGGCCGACCACAGGCAGAGGTTAAAGAACAAGCTAAGACACGCTCGCGGTATCCGCGGGCGATGGACGATGTCTGTCATTGGCCCGGACCGCGACATCACGGCCGGACCGGACTTCGACCTCGGTCCGATGGATGCCTTCGCGGTGGCCCATCCCAATGAACCCTGGCGCTAACTGATCGCTGTCGACGACAAAGTGGCGGTCCTGCCTTGGAAGAATGCGATTCTTGTCAGCCGGCGTGGCGCCGTGCGTGTGGCCGGTCGGTCCACGTGCACGGCGCCACACCTGTGGGCCACGATCTGCGGTCTCGCGCCCCTACCCATCCCAGTGGCAACGGCGGCTGGTTTCGCACCGCTGCGGGGACACCTACCCGTCTTGCCAGGTAGAGGGAGCGCTATGCGACTGCCGGGAACGCGCTCCTCACCCACCACGCTGCCGCGTTGGGGTCAGCGCGATGCGTTCACGGGCGTCGCAGGCGCGGGGTGGGGCAGTAGCGCGTGCCTCCTTCCACCGCGACAGTCAGCCCGGGGGAGATCTCGGTGAAGCCCGCGTCGCGCACCAGCGGCAGCCCGCCGCTGGTCAGCTCGCTCCAGCGGGCCGGGTCGGCGGTGCGCACCGCCAGCGCGAAGCCGCTCCGGGCCCACTCCTCGCGCTGCGCCCGGTCGAGCTGCCACCAGGCCAGCTGGGCCGCGTGGCCGGTCTGCGCCATCGTCTTGCCGGCGCTCATCTCCAGCTCGGGGTTGATCCAGAGCACCGGCACGCCCTCGGCGGGAGCGGCGAGGCCGGCGCCCTCGGGATCGCTCAGCTCGGTGCCGGAGACCTGGGGGTTCGGGTGGGGTGCGTCTTGGGGATCGTCGGTCAACTCAAGCCCTGCCACCTGGAGCTTGGCCAGCTCCTTCGGCCAGCCGTCCAGCGGCACCGGCGGGTACACCCGCACCTCGGCCTGCTTCCCGATCACGGTGATGCCGGGCAGCTCGGCCGCCTTGCGCCACTCGCCGCCCCGGGCCCGCCGGACCACCTTCCGAATCCGGGCGTCCTCCCACGCATGCACCAGCTCGGCCCACTCGCCGTCCTCGGCGGTCACTCGCGGATCGGCGAGCAGCGTGAGCACAGCACGTGCCGACGTCTCCAGCGCATCGGTCCGCCTCGGCGGGTCGGTCTTCTCCAGGTGCAGCACCAAGGGCAGCACGAACTGCGGGTTGGCATCGCGGTCCGCGGGTGCGTCGGCGGGGCTGGGGGCGTCGAAGGGCTCGGATGATGAGGTCACCGGGACAGGCTACCGGCGGGCTTCGTGCGGCCCAGGGGCAGCGTGGAGCCCCGCCCGCGCGCCACTGGGGAAGCGCGCAGGCACCTCGGGGTCGTCCGACTCG
Coding sequences within:
- a CDS encoding peptidyl-tRNA hydrolase, which translates into the protein MTSSSEPFDAPSPADAPADRDANPQFVLPLVLHLEKTDPPRRTDALETSARAVLTLLADPRVTAEDGEWAELVHAWEDARIRKVVRRARGGEWRKAAELPGITVIGKQAEVRVYPPVPLDGWPKELAKLQVAGLELTDDPQDAPHPNPQVSGTELSDPEGAGLAAPAEGVPVLWINPELEMSAGKTMAQTGHAAQLAWWQLDRAQREEWARSGFALAVRTADPARWSELTSGGLPLVRDAGFTEISPGLTVAVEGGTRYCPTPRLRRP
- a CDS encoding IS3 family transposase (programmed frameshift), whose product is MARPSSYPPELRRRAVRMVAEVLGDHPNESAALRAVAEKLGIGSAETLRNWVRRDQVDSGQRPGTTTEESAQIKAMKKEIAELKRANDILKAAGEFLRGRARPATPSLVAFVDEHRDRFGGVEPICLVLTEHGCSIAPSTYYAHKKRVASPSARTVRDKELKELIQEVYHANYRVYGARKVWRELARQGHAVARCTVERLMRELGIAGAVRGKKVVTTVADPGAERAPDLVDRKFVATAPNRCWVADFTHIATWAGVVYVAFVVDTFSRRIVGWSASTSKETQLVLDALDMGLWQRDREGRPPAPKELVHHSDAGSQYTSFKLAEHLDKAQIAASIGSVGDAYDNALMESTIGLYKTEVIKPQRPWRTLSHVELATAEWVDWYNHRRLHGEIGHIPPIEYEANYYLATAKPLVTITI